In Ancalomicrobiaceae bacterium S20, the following proteins share a genomic window:
- a CDS encoding D-amino acid dehydrogenase — MKVLVLGGGVVGVTTAYYLAYAGHEVTVLDRQAGPALETSFANAGEISPGYASPWAAPGIPQKAVKWLFMKHAPLILRPTLDPDMYRWLISMLANCTSSRYAVNKGRMVRLAEYSRDCLIALRQRTGIKYDERTQGTLQLFRYEKQLAAADKDIAILKQDGVPFETLDVDGCIGVEPALAHVREKFVGGLRLPNDETGDCFKFTNALASIAESLGVHFRYGVSIRNLTRSGDRITGVVTDAGTFQADAYVAAMGSYTPRMLRDLGLSLPVYPVKGYSITAPILDEARAPESTIMDETYKIAITRLGDRIRVGGMAEVSGFSTDLPEARRATLEHSVDDLFTGGGDLKAATFWSGLRPMTPDGTPIIGGTKFGNLWLNTGHGTLGWTMACGSASVLADLIGARHPEIEAGDLALDRYAA; from the coding sequence ATGAAGGTTCTGGTGCTCGGCGGCGGTGTCGTGGGCGTGACCACGGCCTATTATCTGGCCTATGCCGGCCATGAGGTGACGGTGCTCGACCGTCAGGCGGGGCCGGCGCTCGAGACGAGCTTCGCCAACGCCGGCGAGATCTCACCCGGCTACGCTTCGCCCTGGGCCGCGCCCGGCATCCCGCAGAAGGCGGTCAAGTGGCTGTTCATGAAGCACGCGCCGCTGATCCTGCGCCCGACGCTCGATCCGGACATGTACCGCTGGCTGATCTCGATGCTGGCGAACTGCACCTCCTCGCGCTACGCGGTCAACAAGGGCCGCATGGTCCGCCTCGCCGAATACAGCCGCGATTGCCTGATCGCGCTGCGCCAGCGCACCGGCATCAAGTATGACGAGCGCACCCAGGGCACGCTGCAGCTGTTCCGCTATGAGAAGCAGCTCGCCGCAGCCGACAAGGACATCGCGATCCTGAAGCAGGACGGCGTGCCGTTCGAGACGCTCGACGTCGACGGCTGCATCGGCGTCGAGCCGGCGCTCGCCCATGTCCGTGAGAAGTTCGTCGGCGGCCTGCGCCTGCCGAACGACGAGACCGGCGACTGCTTCAAGTTCACCAACGCGCTCGCCTCGATCGCCGAGAGCCTCGGCGTGCACTTCCGCTATGGCGTCTCGATCCGCAACCTGACCCGCTCCGGCGACCGCATCACCGGCGTGGTGACCGATGCCGGCACGTTCCAGGCCGATGCCTATGTCGCGGCCATGGGCAGCTACACGCCGCGCATGCTGCGCGACCTCGGCCTGTCGCTGCCGGTCTATCCGGTCAAGGGCTACTCGATCACCGCCCCGATCCTCGACGAGGCGCGCGCGCCGGAATCGACCATCATGGACGAGACCTACAAGATCGCGATCACCCGCCTCGGCGATCGCATCCGCGTCGGCGGCATGGCCGAGGTCTCCGGCTTCTCGACCGACCTGCCGGAGGCGCGCCGCGCCACACTCGAACATTCGGTCGACGATCTGTTCACGGGTGGCGGCGACCTGAAGGCCGCGACCTTCTGGTCCGGCCTCCGGCCGATGACGCCGGACGGCACCCCGATCATCGGCGGTACGAAGTTCGGCAACCTGTGGCTCAACACCGGCCACGGCACGCTCGGCTGGACCATGGCCTGCGG
- the alr gene encoding alanine racemase — MLSRVTADIDSVLLGAGELVVDLGALAANYATLQRLQPQARVAGVVKADAYGLGAREVATTLYKAGARDFFVAHLVEALDLRRILPREASLYVLNGLAPGAEAVAADAGIVPVLNGLDQVLRWSAECTLRGQRLAAAVQVDSGMTRLGLARAEVDILTADPGILAAIDVVLVMSHLACADEPNSPANAAQFAEFCALTERLPPAPRALGNSGAAFLNGFGFDLIRPGLALYGVHPVSDKGSPLKPVVTLRAPVVQLRDVPAGVGVGYGLTHTTEGVRRLATVAVGYADGWPRALSNRGAMVFDGVRLPIVGRVSMDSTIIDVTALPDGALKPGDMVELVGPHQSLADVARDAGTIPYEILTGLGHRFARRYETA; from the coding sequence ATGCTGAGCCGGGTGACAGCGGATATCGACAGCGTGTTGCTGGGCGCGGGCGAACTCGTGGTCGATCTCGGCGCCCTGGCCGCCAATTACGCCACGCTCCAGCGGCTCCAGCCGCAGGCGCGCGTCGCCGGCGTGGTCAAGGCCGACGCCTATGGCCTCGGCGCCCGCGAAGTGGCGACCACGCTCTACAAGGCCGGCGCCCGCGACTTCTTCGTCGCCCATCTCGTCGAAGCGCTCGACCTGCGCCGCATCCTGCCGCGCGAGGCGTCGCTCTACGTGCTGAACGGCCTCGCGCCGGGCGCCGAGGCCGTCGCCGCCGATGCCGGCATCGTGCCGGTGCTGAACGGGCTGGATCAGGTGCTGCGCTGGTCGGCCGAATGCACGCTGCGCGGCCAGCGCCTGGCGGCCGCGGTGCAGGTCGATAGCGGCATGACCCGTCTCGGCCTCGCCCGCGCCGAGGTCGACATCCTGACCGCCGATCCGGGCATTCTCGCCGCCATCGACGTCGTGCTGGTGATGAGCCATCTCGCCTGCGCCGACGAGCCGAATTCGCCGGCCAACGCCGCGCAGTTCGCCGAGTTCTGCGCGCTGACCGAGCGCCTGCCGCCGGCACCGCGCGCGCTCGGCAATTCGGGCGCGGCATTCCTGAACGGCTTCGGCTTCGACCTGATCCGCCCGGGTCTGGCGCTCTACGGCGTTCATCCGGTCTCCGACAAGGGCTCGCCGCTGAAGCCGGTCGTGACCCTGCGCGCGCCGGTCGTCCAGCTCCGCGACGTGCCGGCCGGCGTCGGCGTCGGCTACGGCCTGACCCACACGACCGAAGGCGTCCGCCGCCTCGCGACCGTCGCGGTCGGCTATGCCGACGGCTGGCCGCGTGCGCTGAGCAACCGCGGCGCCATGGTCTTCGACGGCGTGCGCCTGCCCATCGTCGGCCGCGTCTCAATGGACAGCACGATCATCGACGTGACCGCACTTCCCGATGGCGCCCTGAAGCCGGGCGACATGGTCGAGCTCGTCGGTCCGCACCAGTCGCTCGCGGATGTGGCGCGCGACGCCGGCACCATTCCCTACGAGATCCTGACCGGCCTCGGGCACCGCTTCGCGCGGCGCTACGAGACCGCCTGA
- a CDS encoding Lrp/AsnC family transcriptional regulator gives MQLDEFDRRIIRLLRKDGRMTNVQLAREIGLSPSACLRRVQALEANGVIRGYTAIIGGDEADGMIVIVQITLDRQAEETLNQFEEAIRKHPEIRECYLMTGVADYLIRAEVASAADYERMHKEVLSRLPGVARIQSSFAIRSVLQVPGR, from the coding sequence GTGCAGCTCGACGAGTTCGACCGCCGCATCATCCGTCTGCTGCGCAAGGACGGGCGCATGACCAATGTCCAGTTGGCGCGCGAGATCGGGCTCTCGCCCTCGGCGTGCCTGCGCCGCGTGCAGGCGCTGGAGGCGAACGGCGTCATCCGCGGCTATACGGCGATCATCGGCGGCGACGAGGCGGACGGCATGATCGTGATCGTGCAGATCACGCTCGACCGGCAGGCCGAGGAGACGCTGAACCAGTTCGAGGAGGCGATCCGCAAGCACCCGGAGATCCGCGAGTGCTACCTGATGACCGGCGTCGCCGACTACCTGATCCGCGCCGAGGTCGCGAGCGCGGCCGACTACGAGCGCATGCACAAGGAGGTACTGTCGCGCCTGCCCGGCGTCGCGCGCATCCAGTCGAGCTTCGCGATCCGCAGCGTGTTGCAGGTGCCGGGGCGGTGA
- a CDS encoding class II aldolase/adducin family protein — translation MIDDERALRQAIIDKCLWMNASGLNQGTSGNISARFGDRMLITPSATPYDDLRPEMIASMPIVGAEAEGYGHWQGPLKPSTEWRFHLDIFAARPDVGAIVHTHSTYATVLAIARKPIPACHYMIAAFGGTDIRVGDYATYGTAALSAHALTALEGRNGCLLANHGMIAAGPGLDKAMWLAVELETLAKQYYLALQIGGPVILSDAEIADAAKGFASYGLQDKRPLTAE, via the coding sequence ATGATCGACGACGAACGCGCGCTCCGGCAGGCGATCATCGACAAGTGCCTGTGGATGAACGCGAGCGGGCTCAACCAGGGCACCTCGGGGAACATCTCGGCGCGTTTCGGCGATCGCATGCTGATCACGCCGAGCGCGACGCCCTACGATGATCTGCGCCCCGAGATGATCGCGTCGATGCCGATCGTCGGCGCCGAGGCCGAGGGCTATGGACACTGGCAGGGGCCGCTCAAGCCTTCGACGGAGTGGCGGTTCCATCTCGACATCTTCGCCGCCCGGCCGGATGTCGGCGCGATCGTGCACACGCATTCGACCTATGCCACGGTGCTCGCGATCGCGCGGAAGCCGATCCCGGCCTGCCACTACATGATCGCCGCCTTCGGCGGCACCGATATCCGCGTCGGCGACTACGCGACCTACGGCACGGCGGCGCTTTCGGCACATGCGTTGACGGCGCTCGAGGGCCGCAATGGCTGCCTGCTCGCCAACCACGGCATGATCGCGGCCGGCCCTGGCCTCGACAAGGCGATGTGGCTCGCGGTCGAGCTGGAGACGCTCGCCAAGCAATACTATCTCGCGCTGCAGATCGGCGGCCCGGTGATCCTGTCGGACGCCGAGATCGCCGATGCGGCCAAGGGCTTTGCGAGCTACGGGCTGCAGGACAAGCGGCCGCTCACGGCCGAGTGA
- a CDS encoding hydantoinase B/oxoprolinase family protein, with protein MAWDFWIDRGGTFTDVIGRDGSGKLHVVKMLSENPGAYRDAAVAGIRKLIGLGRGEPIPTGAIGEVRMGTTVATNALLERKGERTAFVTTRGLADVLEIGYQDRRKIFAKNIVKPSLLYERVIEAHERVLADGTVERPLDRDAARRDLQAAFDAGIRAVAIALIHGYRHSAHEIALAEIAKDIGFPQISVSHAVSPLIKLVGRGDTTVVDAYLSPILGRYVAQVSEELDVARTGARLMFMMSSGGLTGADRFQGRDAILSGPAGGVVGLAETGRAAGFDKVIGFDMGGTSTDVAHYDGSFERAFETEVAGVRMRAPMMLIHTVAAGGGSILAFDGARFRVGPESAGAVPGPASYRRGGPLTVTDANVMVGKLSPQHFPAIFGPDQNQPLDRDAVATKFADLATRVGDGRSPEEVADGFLKIAVANMAEAVKKISVQRGYDITAYALNSFGGAGGQHACLVADALGIESVLIHPLSGLLSAYGMGLASIRASRVETIDVAIEDMRTPLGDAARRLAAICRAELAEQGVAADDVTVSVTAHIRYKGTDTTLDVPAPLDGNALAPEAEALMRETFLALHGARFGFVDHDKPLVVEAVSIEAVGGAAALASTAATETETRDAPVADRTRFFSQGTWHDATVHLRRDMRAGDRVRGPAIVIEPNQTVVVEAGWQAVLTPRDDLVLTRIAPRPKTEAIGTDADPVMLEIFNNLFMSIAEQMGVALQNTAYSVNIKERLDFSCAVFDAAGALVANAPHMPVHLGSMDKSVEAVIAGNPVIRPGEVYALNAPYNGGTHLPDITVCTPVFDEDGERIIFWVASRGHHADIGGIAPGSMSIEATTIEEEGVYIDNFKLVENGVLREAALETLLTGATYPVRNLTQNVNDLKAQIAANTRGAAELKKMIAHFGLDTVQAYMRHVQDNAAESVRRVLDRLDDGSFELEQDSGSKIRVAITVDRTARRATVDFTGTSPQRPDNFNAPAPVTRAAVLYAFRVMVDADIPMNAGCLEPIDIVVPPGSMLSPQYPAAVVAGNVEVSQQVTNALFGALGALAAAQGTMNNLTFGNARYQYYETICSGAPAGPGFDGAAAIHTHMTNSRLTDPEILETRFPVVLEEFSVRRGSGGTGRHKAGDGTRRTIRFREPMTLSLLSGARRVAPFGLEGGGPGEIGRNIVRRNDGRLEERPGCFSTPLDAGEAITVITPTGGGFGPAEA; from the coding sequence ATGGCGTGGGATTTCTGGATCGATCGCGGCGGGACGTTCACGGACGTGATCGGGCGCGACGGCTCCGGAAAACTGCATGTCGTCAAGATGCTGTCGGAGAACCCCGGCGCCTACCGCGACGCCGCGGTCGCCGGCATCCGCAAGCTGATCGGCCTCGGCCGGGGCGAGCCGATCCCGACCGGCGCGATCGGCGAGGTCCGCATGGGAACCACCGTCGCCACCAACGCGCTCCTGGAGCGCAAGGGCGAGCGCACCGCCTTCGTCACCACGCGCGGCCTCGCCGACGTGCTGGAGATCGGCTACCAGGACCGGCGCAAGATCTTCGCCAAGAACATCGTCAAGCCGTCGCTGCTCTATGAGCGCGTGATCGAGGCCCACGAGCGCGTGCTCGCCGACGGCACGGTCGAGCGCCCGCTCGACCGCGACGCCGCGCGCCGCGACCTGCAGGCCGCCTTCGACGCCGGTATCCGCGCCGTCGCCATCGCGCTGATCCACGGCTATCGCCACTCCGCGCACGAGATCGCGCTCGCCGAGATCGCCAAAGACATCGGCTTCCCGCAGATCTCGGTCAGCCATGCGGTCTCGCCGCTCATCAAACTGGTCGGCCGTGGCGACACGACAGTCGTTGACGCCTATCTGTCGCCGATCCTCGGCCGCTACGTCGCGCAGGTCTCGGAGGAACTGGACGTCGCGCGCACCGGCGCGCGGCTGATGTTCATGATGTCGTCGGGCGGGCTCACAGGCGCCGACCGGTTCCAGGGCCGCGACGCGATCCTGTCGGGTCCGGCCGGCGGCGTGGTCGGCCTCGCCGAGACCGGCCGCGCCGCCGGCTTCGACAAGGTGATCGGCTTCGACATGGGCGGCACCTCGACCGACGTCGCCCATTACGACGGCAGCTTCGAACGCGCCTTCGAGACCGAGGTCGCGGGCGTGCGCATGCGGGCGCCGATGATGCTGATCCACACAGTCGCCGCCGGTGGCGGCTCGATCCTCGCCTTCGACGGCGCCCGCTTCCGCGTCGGTCCGGAGAGCGCTGGCGCCGTGCCCGGCCCGGCGAGCTACCGGCGCGGCGGCCCGCTGACCGTGACCGACGCCAATGTCATGGTCGGCAAGCTGTCGCCGCAGCATTTTCCGGCGATCTTCGGCCCCGACCAGAACCAGCCGCTCGACCGCGACGCCGTCGCCACGAAATTCGCCGACCTCGCGACCCGCGTCGGGGACGGCCGCAGCCCGGAGGAGGTCGCCGACGGCTTCCTGAAGATCGCCGTCGCCAACATGGCCGAGGCGGTCAAGAAGATCTCGGTCCAGCGCGGCTACGACATCACCGCCTATGCGCTGAACAGTTTCGGCGGCGCCGGCGGCCAGCACGCCTGTCTGGTCGCCGACGCGCTCGGCATCGAGAGCGTGCTGATCCATCCGCTCTCCGGTCTGCTGTCGGCCTATGGCATGGGCCTCGCCTCGATCCGCGCTTCGCGCGTCGAGACGATCGACGTCGCGATCGAGGACATGCGCACGCCCCTCGGCGACGCCGCCCGCCGGCTCGCCGCGATCTGCCGCGCCGAACTCGCCGAGCAGGGCGTCGCGGCCGACGACGTAACCGTCAGCGTCACCGCCCACATCCGCTACAAGGGCACCGACACCACGCTCGACGTGCCCGCGCCCCTCGACGGAAACGCACTCGCCCCCGAGGCCGAAGCTTTGATGCGCGAGACGTTTCTGGCGCTGCACGGCGCCCGCTTCGGCTTCGTCGATCACGACAAGCCGCTGGTGGTCGAAGCCGTCTCGATCGAGGCGGTCGGCGGCGCGGCAGCGCTGGCATCGACCGCCGCGACCGAAACGGAGACACGCGACGCGCCGGTCGCCGATCGGACACGGTTCTTCAGCCAGGGCACATGGCACGACGCAACCGTCCATCTGCGCCGCGACATGCGTGCCGGCGACCGTGTCCGCGGGCCGGCGATCGTGATCGAGCCGAACCAGACCGTCGTCGTCGAGGCGGGATGGCAGGCCGTGCTCACGCCGCGCGACGATCTCGTGCTGACCCGTATCGCGCCTCGCCCGAAGACCGAGGCGATCGGCACCGACGCCGATCCGGTCATGCTGGAGATCTTCAACAACCTGTTCATGTCGATCGCCGAGCAGATGGGCGTGGCGCTGCAGAACACCGCCTACTCGGTCAACATCAAGGAGCGGCTCGACTTCTCCTGCGCGGTCTTCGATGCCGCCGGCGCGCTCGTCGCCAACGCGCCGCACATGCCGGTGCATCTCGGCTCGATGGACAAGTCGGTCGAGGCCGTGATCGCCGGCAATCCGGTGATCCGCCCCGGCGAGGTCTATGCGCTGAACGCGCCGTACAACGGCGGCACGCATCTGCCCGACATCACGGTGTGCACCCCGGTGTTCGACGAGGACGGCGAGCGGATCATCTTCTGGGTCGCGAGCCGAGGTCACCACGCGGACATCGGCGGCATCGCGCCGGGCTCCATGTCGATCGAGGCGACCACGATCGAGGAGGAAGGCGTCTACATCGACAATTTCAAGCTGGTCGAGAACGGCGTGCTGCGCGAGGCGGCGCTGGAGACGCTTCTCACCGGCGCGACTTACCCGGTCCGCAACCTGACCCAGAACGTCAACGACCTGAAGGCCCAGATCGCCGCCAACACGCGCGGCGCGGCCGAGCTGAAGAAAATGATCGCGCATTTCGGCCTCGACACCGTCCAGGCCTACATGCGCCACGTCCAGGACAACGCCGCCGAGAGCGTGCGCCGCGTGCTCGATCGGCTCGACGACGGCAGCTTCGAACTCGAACAGGATTCCGGCTCGAAGATCCGTGTCGCGATCACCGTCGACCGCACCGCCCGCCGCGCGACGGTCGACTTCACCGGCACGAGCCCGCAGCGGCCGGACAATTTCAACGCCCCTGCCCCGGTCACCCGCGCCGCGGTGCTCTATGCCTTCCGTGTCATGGTCGATGCCGACATCCCGATGAACGCCGGCTGCCTGGAGCCGATCGACATCGTCGTGCCGCCGGGATCCATGCTGTCGCCGCAATATCCGGCCGCGGTCGTCGCCGGCAATGTCGAGGTCAGCCAGCAGGTGACCAACGCGCTGTTCGGCGCGCTCGGCGCTCTCGCCGCCGCGCAGGGAACGATGAACAACCTGACCTTCGGCAACGCACGCTATCAGTATTACGAGACGATCTGCTCCGGCGCCCCCGCCGGCCCCGGCTTCGACGGCGCCGCCGCGATCCACACCCACATGACCAACTCGCGCCTGACCGATCCCGAGATCCTGGAAACGCGCTTCCCCGTGGTGCTCGAGGAGTTCTCGGTCCGGCGCGGCTCGGGCGGAACGGGCCGGCACAAGGCCGGCGACGGCACGCGCCGCACGATCCGGTTCCGCGAACCGATGACGCTGTCGCTGCTTTCGGGCGCCCGCCGCGTCGCCCCGTTCGGCCTCGAGGGCGGCGGCCCCGGCGAGATCGGCCGCAACATCGTCCGCCGCAACGATGGCCGCCTCGAGGAGCGCCCCGGCTGCTTCTCCACGCCCCTCGACGCCGGCGAGGCGATCACGGTGATCACCCCGACCGGCGGCGGCTTCGGGCCGGCGGAGGCTTGA
- a CDS encoding glucan biosynthesis protein D — protein sequence MSADPSRRDLLAASAAAAFLAGLGVSVREAQAIPLKFGQAKPFSYAALVARAREMATKPYQMPYKPAPDIVDQIDYTAHGKIKFKTDFALHGDNPGVYPVTFFPLGKYFPKGIKMYSVDGDKAREVLYEPEYFDMPDDSPAQRLPEDSGFAGFQVKEAKSRPDWRQKDWVAFLGASYFRAIGSLGEYGLSSRGVAVNTAGPKPEEFPDFIEFYLAPATAEHQPMVVHALLDGPSITGAYRFTIRRTEGVVMDVEKSLFMRKDVEKLGISPMTSMYWFSEYDKGYELEWRRAAHDSDGLALWTGAGERIWRPLVNPPQPHTSAFVDDNPRGFGLMQRQRDPAAYLDRYLNYERRPSLWIEPIGGWGPGSVQLVELPTDHEDFDNMVCFWVPREPVKAGQSFEYRYRLHWGADEPYPATNLARPLFTRIGRGGFPYTRANPPEIRRFSIEFGGGPLDQFPKDQKPVAVITPSRGEISSVFLETTTWSKNWRLQFDIRAEGPEPVDLRAYLKQGETALTETWLFQLHPQQLPKP from the coding sequence ATGAGCGCCGATCCTTCCCGCCGTGATCTCCTGGCCGCCTCGGCCGCCGCCGCCTTCCTCGCCGGCCTCGGCGTCTCCGTCCGCGAGGCGCAAGCGATCCCGCTGAAGTTCGGTCAGGCGAAGCCCTTCTCCTACGCGGCGCTGGTCGCCCGCGCCCGCGAGATGGCGACCAAGCCCTATCAGATGCCGTACAAGCCGGCGCCGGACATCGTCGATCAGATCGACTACACCGCCCACGGCAAGATCAAGTTCAAGACCGACTTCGCCCTGCACGGCGACAATCCGGGCGTCTACCCGGTGACCTTCTTCCCCCTGGGCAAATACTTTCCCAAGGGCATCAAGATGTACTCGGTCGACGGCGACAAGGCCCGCGAGGTGCTCTACGAGCCGGAATACTTCGACATGCCGGACGACAGCCCGGCCCAGCGCCTGCCGGAGGATTCCGGCTTCGCCGGCTTCCAGGTCAAGGAAGCCAAGTCGCGTCCCGACTGGCGCCAGAAGGACTGGGTCGCCTTCCTCGGCGCCTCCTACTTCCGCGCCATCGGCTCGCTCGGCGAATATGGCCTGTCCTCGCGCGGCGTCGCCGTCAACACCGCCGGCCCGAAGCCGGAGGAATTCCCGGACTTCATCGAGTTCTATCTCGCGCCCGCGACCGCCGAGCACCAGCCGATGGTCGTGCACGCGCTGCTCGACGGCCCGTCGATCACCGGCGCCTATCGCTTCACCATCCGCCGCACCGAAGGCGTGGTGATGGACGTCGAGAAGTCGCTGTTCATGCGCAAGGACGTCGAGAAGCTCGGCATCTCGCCGATGACCTCGATGTACTGGTTCTCGGAATACGACAAGGGCTATGAGCTCGAGTGGCGCCGCGCCGCGCACGACTCGGACGGCCTGGCGCTGTGGACCGGTGCCGGCGAGCGCATCTGGAGGCCGCTGGTCAACCCGCCGCAGCCGCACACCTCGGCCTTCGTCGACGACAACCCGCGCGGCTTCGGCCTGATGCAGCGGCAGCGCGATCCGGCCGCCTATCTCGACCGCTATCTGAACTACGAGCGCCGCCCCTCGCTCTGGATCGAGCCGATCGGCGGCTGGGGTCCGGGTTCGGTGCAGCTCGTCGAGCTGCCGACCGACCATGAGGACTTCGACAACATGGTCTGCTTCTGGGTTCCGCGCGAACCCGTGAAGGCCGGCCAGTCGTTCGAATACCGCTACCGCCTGCACTGGGGCGCCGACGAGCCCTACCCGGCGACCAACCTCGCCCGCCCGCTGTTCACCCGCATCGGCCGCGGCGGCTTCCCCTATACCCGCGCCAACCCGCCGGAGATCCGTCGCTTCTCGATCGAGTTCGGCGGTGGCCCGCTCGACCAGTTCCCCAAGGACCAGAAGCCGGTGGCGGTCATCACGCCGTCGCGCGGCGAGATCTCCTCGGTGTTCCTGGAGACGACCACCTGGAGCAAGAACTGGCGCCTGCAGTTCGACATCCGGGCCGAGGGCCCCGAGCCGGTCGATCTGCGCGCCTACCTGAAGCAGGGCGAGACGGCCCTGACCGAGACCTGGCTGTTCCAGCTGCATCCGCAGCAGCTGCCGAAGCCCTGA
- a CDS encoding PEP-utilizing enzyme has product MQDVEFTVERGELWFLQTRAAKRTPRAALAIAVDHVAEGLITPAEALARLDGIDEAALDETRFADDDAMPIAAGVAASPGAAVGRIACDSAAAVRLATAGDPVVLVRPDTSTSDIAGFAAASAIVTATGGRTAHAAVVARQMGRPAVVGCAGLAVDPAGKTVGWHVATGGGRLAEGDWISVDGASGAIFAGRRTIERTRPDEAIAIWHGWSATETRHGRRRSARS; this is encoded by the coding sequence GTGCAGGACGTCGAATTCACGGTCGAGCGCGGCGAGCTCTGGTTCCTGCAGACCCGCGCGGCCAAGCGCACGCCGCGCGCGGCATTGGCGATCGCGGTCGACCATGTCGCCGAAGGCCTGATCACCCCGGCGGAAGCCCTCGCCCGCCTCGACGGCATCGACGAGGCCGCGCTCGACGAGACCCGCTTCGCCGACGACGACGCAATGCCGATCGCGGCCGGCGTCGCCGCCTCGCCCGGCGCTGCGGTCGGTCGCATCGCCTGCGACAGCGCGGCGGCCGTGCGGCTCGCCACCGCCGGCGACCCGGTCGTGCTGGTCCGCCCCGACACCTCGACCTCGGACATCGCCGGCTTCGCAGCGGCAAGTGCCATCGTCACCGCCACCGGCGGCCGCACCGCCCACGCCGCGGTCGTCGCCCGGCAGATGGGTCGGCCCGCCGTGGTCGGCTGCGCCGGCCTCGCCGTCGACCCGGCCGGGAAGACCGTCGGTTGGCATGTCGCGACCGGCGGGGGCCGGCTCGCGGAGGGCGACTGGATCTCGGTCGACGGCGCGAGCGGCGCGATCTTCGCAGGGCGGCGCACGATCGAGCGCACCCGTCCCGACGAGGCCATCGCCATCTGGCACGGCTGGAGCGCGACGGAAACCCGACACGGACGCCGCCGCTCCGCTCGGTCTTGA
- a CDS encoding PEP/pyruvate-binding domain-containing protein — MKRVHLIGGPETEALEPEVVGNKAANIAAMARMGLPVPPAFVLPVAFNAKLAKGKPKALAALDDALAEGIAFLEARTGRRFGDRRRPLLVSVRSGAARSMPGMLETVLDVGATEDAAAGLVRLTGNPRFALDCRRRFLEAYAETVLGIDPAPLAHALEALVAAEGVDSDRDLDAVALATHVRAALDHVAEAGHRIPAAPLDQLRAAALAVFASWEQPKAVTYRKLHGYEDLEGTAVTVQAMVYGNADARSAAGVAFSRDPARGENSAGGRTAVRRPGRGRRLRTPHASGLRRPRRPPPRGRDAAHRRARRSGTCLP; from the coding sequence ATGAAACGCGTCCATCTGATCGGCGGCCCGGAGACCGAGGCGCTGGAACCGGAAGTCGTCGGCAACAAGGCCGCCAACATCGCGGCCATGGCCCGCATGGGCCTGCCGGTGCCGCCGGCCTTCGTGCTGCCGGTCGCCTTCAACGCCAAGCTCGCCAAGGGCAAGCCGAAGGCGCTCGCCGCGCTCGACGACGCCCTCGCCGAAGGCATCGCCTTCCTGGAGGCGCGGACCGGCCGCCGGTTCGGCGACCGGCGCCGGCCGCTGCTGGTGTCCGTCCGCTCCGGAGCCGCCCGCTCGATGCCGGGCATGCTGGAGACCGTGCTCGACGTCGGCGCAACCGAGGACGCCGCCGCCGGTCTCGTCCGGTTGACCGGCAATCCGCGCTTCGCGCTCGATTGCCGGCGCCGTTTCCTCGAAGCCTACGCCGAGACCGTGCTCGGCATCGATCCCGCGCCGCTCGCCCACGCGCTCGAGGCGTTGGTCGCGGCCGAGGGAGTCGACAGCGACCGCGACCTCGACGCGGTCGCGCTCGCGACCCATGTCCGCGCCGCGCTCGACCATGTCGCCGAGGCCGGCCACCGGATCCCGGCCGCGCCCCTCGATCAGTTGCGCGCCGCCGCGCTCGCCGTCTTCGCCTCGTGGGAGCAGCCGAAGGCCGTGACCTATCGCAAGCTCCACGGCTACGAGGATCTCGAAGGCACCGCCGTGACGGTGCAGGCGATGGTCTACGGCAATGCCGACGCCCGTTCGGCGGCCGGCGTCGCCTTCTCGCGCGACCCCGCGCGCGGCGAGAACTCGGCCGGTGGTCGAACTGCTGTTCGACGCCCAGGGCGAGGACGTCGTCTCCGGACGCCGCACGCCAGCGGGCTTCGACGGCCTCGCCGCCCGCCTCCCCGAGGTCGCGACGCGGCTCACCGCCGCGCTCGCCGATCTGGAACGTGCCTTCCATGA
- a CDS encoding (2Fe-2S)-binding protein produces the protein MINLTINGQSHALDVDPDMPLLWVIRDIVGMTGTKFGCGMAQCGACTIHVDGTPVRACQTAASDAVGRQITTIEGIDGKVAKTVQTVWTEMDVPQCGYCQSGQIMSAVALLSTNKKPSDAEIDEAMHGNLCRCATYHRIRAGIHEAAKRLEA, from the coding sequence ATGATCAATCTGACCATCAACGGCCAGAGCCACGCTCTGGACGTCGACCCGGACATGCCCCTGCTGTGGGTGATCCGGGACATCGTCGGCATGACCGGCACCAAGTTCGGCTGCGGCATGGCGCAATGCGGCGCCTGCACCATCCACGTCGACGGCACGCCGGTGCGCGCGTGCCAGACCGCGGCGTCCGATGCCGTCGGTCGCCAGATCACCACCATCGAAGGCATCGACGGCAAGGTCGCCAAGACCGTGCAGACCGTCTGGACCGAGATGGACGTGCCGCAGTGCGGCTACTGCCAGTCCGGCCAGATCATGTCGGCCGTAGCGCTGCTTTCGACCAACAAGAAGCCCTCCGACGCCGAGATCGACGAGGCCATGCACGGCAACCTGTGCCGCTGCGCGACCTACCATCGGATCCGCGCCGGCATCCATGAAGCCGCCAAGCGCCTGGAGGCCTGA